From one Bacteroides fragilis NCTC 9343 genomic stretch:
- a CDS encoding RagB/SusD family nutrient uptake outer membrane protein, whose product MKLKNIIVALLIGASLHSCDYLDIVPDDTPILADAFKNEQTAENFVFACYSFIPNYLNFRQNFSWCTTPETVGSAHWTTTWFTFMRMQQGLYNSADPIIDVWQSSYNGIRQCYTFLDNIDDVKPSQISEADLAAKKVLWKGEVKFLIAYYHYLLLQNYGPIVILDEAIPLNAPKEELFKPRVPYDECVSRIAQMFDNASADLPMTVKASNYGRATKVIAQALKARMYLYAASPQFNGNADMYKNFKNKDGQLLMNLTYDKNKWKTAMDECKKAIDMAHQAGAELYKYTKKGNLPEFNQAIANARNLVVDAWNKELIWGYSGWKETWADGNSIQTHVIPKGISTSSGAPYGALGATAFSADMYLTKNGLPIDEDPEFDYAHRFTVAEGDSVAVLHRNREPRFYGSIGFNRGDYLINGDTINLKMRFKEQNGTRDAGSDQLYGSYAIAKLAHPETFVSGTSNSLVAFPFPIIRLGELYLDYAEAYFEYNGTLEGDALTYFNLIRQRAGIPNVEVSYKGLPSGDKLREVIHRERTIELMFEGHMSYDYRRWLIALKEWSGMENGMIGLNSYGTTNEEYYKNARLDAQPFIFRDEQYLSPIKQDYLNVNSNLVQNPGW is encoded by the coding sequence ATGAAACTAAAAAATATAATTGTAGCTTTACTAATCGGAGCTAGCTTACACTCTTGTGATTATCTGGACATTGTACCCGATGACACCCCTATTTTGGCTGATGCGTTCAAGAACGAACAGACTGCCGAGAACTTTGTCTTCGCCTGCTATTCTTTCATTCCCAATTATCTGAACTTCCGTCAGAACTTCAGTTGGTGCACAACTCCGGAAACTGTCGGATCTGCCCACTGGACCACTACTTGGTTCACCTTTATGAGAATGCAACAAGGATTGTACAATTCTGCTGATCCGATCATTGATGTGTGGCAAAGTTCATACAACGGTATCCGCCAATGTTATACGTTCTTGGATAATATTGATGATGTAAAGCCATCACAAATCTCAGAGGCAGACCTCGCAGCCAAGAAAGTACTTTGGAAAGGTGAAGTAAAATTTCTGATTGCCTACTACCACTACCTGCTATTACAGAACTACGGTCCTATAGTCATACTGGACGAAGCAATCCCTCTTAATGCACCCAAAGAAGAACTTTTCAAGCCGCGTGTACCCTATGATGAATGCGTTAGCCGAATTGCTCAAATGTTCGATAATGCCTCTGCCGACCTGCCTATGACAGTGAAAGCTTCCAACTACGGTCGTGCTACAAAAGTCATTGCACAAGCACTAAAGGCAAGAATGTACTTGTACGCAGCCAGCCCACAGTTCAATGGGAATGCTGATATGTATAAGAATTTCAAGAACAAGGACGGACAGTTGCTCATGAACCTGACTTATGACAAGAATAAATGGAAAACTGCCATGGACGAATGTAAAAAGGCAATCGACATGGCACATCAAGCCGGAGCAGAATTGTATAAGTATACAAAGAAAGGTAATCTGCCGGAATTCAACCAAGCCATTGCCAATGCACGTAACCTGGTTGTAGACGCATGGAATAAAGAACTGATCTGGGGATATAGTGGCTGGAAAGAAACATGGGCCGATGGAAACTCTATTCAAACACACGTAATTCCCAAAGGTATCAGTACTTCCTCGGGAGCACCTTATGGAGCTTTAGGTGCAACGGCTTTCAGTGCGGACATGTATCTGACCAAGAACGGACTTCCGATAGATGAAGATCCGGAGTTTGATTATGCACATCGTTTCACAGTAGCCGAAGGGGATTCGGTAGCAGTTCTCCATCGCAACCGTGAACCACGTTTCTATGGTTCTATCGGCTTCAACCGCGGGGACTACCTGATCAACGGAGACACCATTAACCTCAAAATGCGCTTCAAAGAGCAAAATGGAACACGTGATGCGGGAAGTGACCAATTATATGGATCGTATGCTATCGCCAAACTGGCTCATCCAGAAACTTTTGTTAGTGGTACCAGCAACTCTCTGGTAGCTTTCCCTTTCCCTATCATCCGCTTAGGAGAATTGTATTTGGACTATGCAGAGGCTTACTTTGAATACAATGGAACACTGGAAGGAGATGCACTTACTTACTTCAACCTGATCCGCCAGAGAGCCGGTATTCCTAATGTAGAAGTTTCCTACAAAGGACTTCCGTCCGGAGACAAACTTCGTGAGGTAATTCATCGTGAAAGAACCATAGAGCTGATGTTCGAAGGACATATGTCATACGACTATCGCCGTTGGCTGATTGCCCTGAAAGAATGGAGCGGTATGGAAAATGGTATGATCGGATTGAACTCTTACGGTACAACCAACGAAGAGTATTATAAAAATGCACGTTTGGATGCTCAACCATTCATCTTCAGGGATGAACAGTATTTGAGTCCGATCAAACAGGATTACCTGAATGTAAATTCAAATCTGGTCCAGAATCCGGGTTGGTAA
- a CDS encoding SusC/RagA family TonB-linked outer membrane protein, translating into MKKKAIPCHKAGRITSFFLLISIFLLIPSITTPVYAVETYTQQTVFTLHATNKTVKEVFEYIEKNSEFVVLYSKDLLPVLQKKVSVSIDKQNVESILNILSKEAGLKYNINDRQITITKATAEAPQQEKKIKITGQVLDENGEGIPGANIVIKGNSTLGTVTNVEGNFTLMAPENSTLVASFIGYTPVEILLKGKKIVVFKLVPDAQSLEEVVVVGFGTQKKASVVGAVQSIKPAELRVPSSNLSTSFAGRIAGVISMQRTGEPGADGANFWIRGAATFSGTTDPLIFIDGVEVSAGDMNAIPSEAIENFSILKDASATALYGARGANGVILITTRTGKDLEKARINVRIDNTFTAPTRTLKLADAVTAMKLRNEAILTRNPDGTPAFSDDKIQGTLEGRNQYVYPNVDWFDYMFKDYSMNQSANLNVMGGTKKVDYFISASINNDNGMLKKDPNNTFDNNIQNLRYSFQSNVGAWLTSSTKVNVRINSQIVNYNGPSTSMDDLYKYVMEAPSMYFAPVYPNINREDHTIFGNKSGGPIGSGGFSIYRNPYASMVQGSSKQSAYTINTAFELEQKLDFLTKGLNFKALVSFKNWSKTTVNRSFSPYFYELQNPQEQEDGSYLYDYNSISKGRTALETSTSTTGDRLMNLQATLNYQRMFGDKHDVGAMLVYLQREYNLNNPDNNYYNTLPERNQGLAGRVTYAYDGRYLAEFNFGYNGSENFEKGSRYGFFPSLAVGYLISNEKFFEPLTKVISNLKIRASYGLVGNADIGSNRFPYLTKVDLGGAGFVFGDQWQTSSNGATITTYGAEKVTWEIGKKYNVGFDLGLFNKLSLNVDFFREDRKDIFLRRNTIPAESGITGDLRPYGNLGKVRNQGVDMSLDYNHAVSKDFMISAKGTFTYAKNQYMEIDEPDYEYAYMSQVGRPLNQYKGYIALGLFKDQEEIDNSPKQILTGVVQPGDIKYADLNNDGKIDGNDQTYIGNPELPQISYGLGVSIQYKKWDASIFFQGVGKRSIMLSDIHPFGGESYGVMQFVADNHWTEANPNPEAMYPRLTNGKNNNNNPNSTYWLRDGSYIRLKNVELGYSYKFLRAYISGQNLLTFSKFKLWDPELYTSNGLKYPTQIMGSIGLQFTF; encoded by the coding sequence ATGAAAAAGAAAGCAATTCCTTGTCATAAGGCAGGGAGGATTACGTCCTTTTTTTTATTAATTAGTATTTTTTTACTTATACCGAGTATCACTACTCCGGTTTATGCTGTAGAAACTTATACCCAGCAAACTGTTTTTACGCTTCACGCAACTAATAAAACAGTAAAAGAAGTGTTTGAATACATCGAAAAAAACAGTGAATTTGTCGTTTTGTATTCAAAAGATCTTTTACCTGTACTGCAGAAGAAAGTGTCTGTTTCGATAGATAAACAGAATGTAGAATCGATTTTGAATATCTTGTCTAAAGAAGCGGGATTGAAGTACAACATCAACGACCGTCAGATCACAATTACCAAAGCTACGGCAGAAGCACCTCAACAGGAAAAAAAAATCAAAATCACCGGTCAGGTTCTTGACGAAAACGGAGAAGGGATTCCGGGAGCAAATATCGTAATAAAAGGCAATAGTACATTGGGAACAGTAACCAATGTCGAAGGGAACTTTACATTAATGGCTCCGGAAAATAGCACATTAGTAGCCTCCTTTATCGGATATACCCCTGTTGAAATTCTGCTAAAAGGGAAAAAGATAGTTGTTTTCAAATTGGTACCTGACGCCCAGAGTCTGGAAGAAGTAGTGGTAGTAGGATTCGGAACACAGAAAAAAGCCAGTGTTGTAGGTGCTGTACAATCCATCAAACCGGCTGAACTTCGAGTACCTTCCAGTAACCTGAGTACATCATTTGCCGGACGTATAGCAGGCGTGATTTCTATGCAACGCACCGGTGAGCCGGGTGCCGATGGAGCAAACTTCTGGATACGCGGTGCCGCAACCTTCAGTGGAACGACTGATCCTCTGATCTTCATCGATGGTGTCGAAGTTTCGGCAGGAGATATGAACGCTATTCCCTCGGAAGCTATCGAAAACTTCTCAATATTGAAAGATGCCTCGGCTACAGCCCTCTACGGAGCACGCGGTGCCAATGGTGTCATCCTGATCACTACCCGAACCGGTAAAGATCTTGAAAAAGCACGCATCAATGTACGCATCGATAATACATTTACCGCACCGACACGTACACTCAAACTGGCAGATGCAGTAACAGCCATGAAATTGAGAAATGAAGCCATTCTGACCCGTAACCCGGATGGTACACCGGCTTTCTCAGATGATAAAATTCAAGGAACGCTTGAAGGCAGAAATCAGTATGTATATCCCAACGTTGATTGGTTCGACTATATGTTTAAAGACTACTCCATGAACCAATCAGCCAACCTGAATGTAATGGGTGGTACAAAGAAAGTAGACTATTTCATCAGCGCCTCCATCAATAATGATAATGGTATGCTGAAAAAAGATCCGAATAACACATTCGACAACAATATACAGAATCTTCGCTACTCGTTCCAAAGTAACGTGGGAGCATGGTTGACATCAAGTACCAAAGTAAATGTGAGAATCAACTCGCAAATAGTCAATTACAATGGTCCGTCAACCAGTATGGACGATTTGTATAAATACGTAATGGAAGCTCCGTCAATGTATTTTGCACCTGTATATCCGAATATCAACCGTGAAGATCACACTATATTCGGAAACAAATCAGGTGGTCCTATCGGTTCCGGAGGATTCAGTATTTATCGCAACCCTTATGCAAGTATGGTACAAGGTAGTTCTAAGCAAAGCGCATATACCATTAATACGGCTTTCGAACTGGAACAGAAACTTGACTTCCTTACCAAAGGATTGAATTTTAAAGCACTGGTTTCTTTTAAAAACTGGTCGAAGACGACTGTCAATCGCTCCTTTTCACCTTACTTTTATGAATTGCAGAATCCTCAGGAGCAAGAAGACGGAAGCTATCTTTATGATTATAACTCTATCAGTAAGGGACGTACCGCTCTTGAGACATCGACTTCCACTACTGGAGACCGTCTGATGAACCTGCAGGCTACACTGAACTATCAGCGCATGTTCGGTGATAAACATGATGTCGGAGCAATGTTGGTATATCTTCAGCGCGAATACAATCTGAACAATCCTGACAATAACTATTACAATACATTGCCGGAACGTAATCAGGGGCTGGCCGGACGTGTTACCTATGCTTATGACGGACGCTATTTGGCTGAATTCAACTTCGGCTACAATGGTAGTGAGAACTTCGAAAAAGGAAGCCGTTATGGATTCTTCCCTTCACTCGCTGTCGGCTATCTTATCTCCAACGAGAAATTCTTCGAACCATTGACAAAAGTTATCTCCAACTTAAAAATACGCGCTTCGTACGGATTGGTAGGTAATGCGGATATCGGCTCCAACCGTTTCCCCTATCTTACTAAAGTAGATTTGGGTGGAGCCGGATTTGTATTCGGTGACCAGTGGCAAACCTCATCTAACGGAGCTACCATCACTACTTACGGAGCTGAAAAGGTGACATGGGAAATCGGTAAAAAGTATAATGTAGGATTCGACCTGGGATTATTCAACAAATTAAGCCTCAACGTAGATTTCTTTAGAGAAGACCGTAAAGACATCTTCCTTAGACGTAATACAATCCCTGCAGAAAGTGGTATCACCGGAGATCTCCGACCCTATGGTAATCTGGGTAAGGTACGCAATCAAGGCGTTGACATGTCATTGGACTATAATCACGCTGTCAGCAAAGACTTCATGATCTCTGCCAAAGGTACTTTCACATACGCTAAGAACCAATATATGGAAATAGACGAACCGGACTACGAATATGCATACATGTCACAAGTAGGACGCCCCCTGAATCAGTATAAAGGCTATATTGCATTAGGACTCTTCAAAGATCAGGAAGAGATTGACAACAGTCCAAAACAAATACTAACCGGAGTTGTGCAACCGGGTGATATTAAATATGCAGACCTCAATAATGACGGAAAGATCGACGGAAACGATCAAACTTACATTGGTAATCCGGAATTACCCCAAATCAGCTATGGTCTGGGAGTCAGTATCCAGTACAAAAAATGGGATGCTTCCATCTTCTTTCAAGGAGTAGGCAAAAGAAGCATCATGTTGAGCGACATCCATCCTTTCGGTGGAGAATCGTATGGTGTCATGCAATTTGTTGCCGATAATCATTGGACAGAGGCAAACCCGAACCCCGAAGCAATGTATCCGAGACTGACAAACGGGAAAAACAACAATAATAACCCCAACTCTACTTACTGGCTGAGAGATGGTTCGTATATCCGACTTAAAAACGTGGAATTAGGATACTCTTATAAATTTTTACGTGCCTATATCAGCGGACAAAACCTGCTGACATTCTCTAAATTTAAATTATGGGATCCGGAGCTCTATACCTCAAACGGATTAAAATATCCGACACAAATCATGGGTTCCATCGGTTTACAGTTCACTTTTTAA
- a CDS encoding FecR family protein yields the protein MRKNKFKSFASRLNKDGDHPEKISFESPEEQAEYDKLDFLWNRCLPEETGEPDIWAKVQAKINADNTPVRLALKSNKTARLFSILKYSAVAASVALLIGAGCFLLLNDEERHDLNKIAQSLQTEIPQDIKEVTLVVSDQKKIELDNNAQIVYSATGQVQVNSNKLVEDDIKEEYNQIIVPKGKRSQIVLADNSKIWINSGSKVIYPRAFEGKYREIYVEGEVYLNVTHDTSKPFIVNTSGFEVRVLGTSFNISAYKNQEKAAVVLVEGSVNVKDQQNHHIKMVPNEKVELNQEGISGKEKVNARDYISWIDGIWTLQGESLKQVLLRLQDYYGQNIRCDAEIENEQMFGKLFLNDDLNQVMKSILSILPAEYTMKNNVIYIE from the coding sequence ATGAGAAAGAATAAGTTTAAATCATTTGCTTCACGCCTGAATAAGGATGGCGATCATCCGGAAAAGATATCATTTGAATCTCCGGAAGAACAAGCCGAATATGATAAGCTCGACTTTCTCTGGAACCGATGTCTCCCCGAAGAAACGGGTGAACCGGATATATGGGCAAAAGTGCAGGCAAAAATAAATGCCGACAACACCCCGGTCCGTCTTGCCTTGAAGAGCAATAAGACGGCAAGGTTGTTCAGTATTCTGAAATATTCGGCAGTTGCAGCTTCTGTAGCCCTGTTAATAGGAGCCGGCTGTTTTCTTTTATTGAATGATGAAGAGAGACATGATCTGAATAAAATAGCACAAAGTCTGCAAACAGAAATTCCACAGGATATAAAAGAAGTTACGCTGGTGGTTTCGGATCAAAAGAAGATAGAATTGGACAATAATGCCCAGATCGTCTATTCGGCAACAGGTCAGGTGCAGGTCAACTCTAATAAACTTGTGGAAGATGACATTAAAGAGGAATACAATCAGATTATTGTCCCGAAAGGTAAGCGTTCACAGATTGTCTTAGCCGATAACAGTAAAATATGGATCAATTCCGGGAGTAAAGTTATCTATCCCCGTGCATTTGAAGGGAAATACAGAGAAATTTATGTGGAAGGAGAAGTGTATCTGAACGTAACACATGATACTTCGAAACCGTTTATCGTGAATACTTCCGGATTTGAAGTACGCGTTTTGGGTACATCCTTCAACATATCGGCTTATAAAAATCAGGAAAAAGCCGCAGTCGTATTGGTAGAAGGTTCGGTCAATGTAAAAGACCAACAAAATCATCATATAAAGATGGTACCTAACGAGAAAGTAGAACTTAATCAGGAAGGTATATCAGGAAAAGAAAAAGTAAATGCCCGTGATTATATCAGCTGGATTGACGGGATATGGACCTTGCAGGGAGAAAGCCTAAAGCAAGTTTTGTTACGGCTGCAAGATTATTACGGACAAAACATCCGGTGTGATGCTGAGATAGAGAACGAACAAATGTTTGGTAAACTCTTTTTAAATGATGATTTAAATCAGGTAATGAAGTCAATTCTATCTATCTTGCCTGCCGAATACACAATGAAAAACAATGTAATCTATATAGAATAA
- a CDS encoding RNA polymerase sigma-70 factor, with protein MNNNIEYISKIKKGEETSFRHFVNSYSKDLFYYAQCFVRSKETAEEVVSDVFLDVWRHREEIDEIKNIKAWLLTLTHNKAISYLRKAENSSEIASWEEIDDFQIIGNLQTPDEEMISKEEIAQINSLIQTLPPKCKVVFALAKIERLPYKEIADMLNISVKTINVHVAKALEIISNGLKK; from the coding sequence ATGAACAACAACATAGAATATATCAGCAAGATAAAGAAAGGAGAAGAGACTTCTTTCCGTCATTTTGTTAATAGCTATTCGAAAGACTTGTTCTACTATGCACAGTGTTTCGTACGAAGCAAAGAAACCGCTGAAGAAGTAGTCAGCGACGTCTTTCTGGATGTATGGAGACACCGGGAAGAAATAGATGAAATCAAGAATATAAAAGCTTGGTTGCTCACATTAACTCATAACAAAGCCATCTCCTATCTGAGAAAAGCGGAAAATTCAAGTGAAATTGCTTCATGGGAAGAAATAGATGATTTTCAAATAATCGGAAATCTGCAAACTCCCGATGAAGAGATGATCAGCAAGGAAGAGATAGCTCAAATCAATAGCCTCATTCAAACACTTCCTCCAAAATGCAAGGTAGTCTTCGCTCTTGCCAAGATAGAGCGCCTACCCTATAAAGAAATAGCCGATATGCTGAATATCTCGGTTAAGACCATTAACGTCCACGTTGCCAAAGCATTAGAGATCATTTCAAATGGTCTGAAAAAATAA
- a CDS encoding alpha-galactosidase, whose protein sequence is MKKLLATLLILVACIHVNAQESRQIRISTDRTDLILEVAPDGRLYQSYLGDRLLNEQDLKNLSGSSRGWEVYPGSGGEDYFEPAVAITNNDGNLSTILRYVSSEQKAVEGGTETIIRMKDDQYPVDVTLHYVAYPKQNVIKTWSEIKHQQKKPVVLWRYASTMLYFSNQKYYLTEFSSDWAKEVQMSTQQLQPGKKILDTKLGSRAAMHMQPFFELGLEQPAQEHQGQVVLGTIGWTGNYQFTFEVDNEGNLRIIPAINPYASDYQLKANETFTTPEFIFTLSNNGTGEASRNLHNWARNYQLKDGKGDRMTLLNNWENTYFTFDEELLGKLMKEAKHLGVDMFLLDDGWFGNKHPRNDDHAGLGDWEAMKSKLPGGIPALVEKAKEAGVKFGIWIEPEMVNPKSDLFETHPEWAIHYPNRETYYFRNQLVLDLSNPKVQDFVFGVVDKIMTENPDVAFFKWDCNSPITNIYSPYLKDKQGQLYVDHVRGIYNVLKRVKEKYPNVPMMLCSGGGARCDYEALKYFTEFWCSDNTDPVERLFIQWGFSQFFPAKAMCAHVTSWNSKTSVKFRTDVASMCKLGFDIGLKDMKADELTYCQEVVANYKRLKPVILDGDQYRLVSPYDGNHMAVMYTAPDASKAVLFTYDIHPRFGEKLLPVKLRGLDAQKMYRVKEINLMPGRKSNLSGNEKIFSGDYLMKIGLNAFTTSQTNSRVIELVAE, encoded by the coding sequence ATGAAAAAATTACTTGCAACATTACTGATTCTTGTAGCTTGTATTCATGTCAATGCACAAGAGTCCAGACAGATTCGCATCTCGACAGATCGGACGGACCTTATCCTGGAAGTTGCTCCGGACGGACGTCTGTATCAATCTTATCTGGGTGACAGACTACTGAACGAACAAGACCTGAAAAACCTTTCCGGCTCCTCACGAGGATGGGAAGTCTATCCGGGTTCGGGTGGAGAAGATTATTTCGAACCGGCTGTAGCCATTACGAACAACGATGGCAATCTCAGCACGATCCTGCGTTATGTATCTTCGGAACAGAAAGCAGTGGAAGGTGGAACAGAAACCATCATCCGGATGAAAGATGACCAATATCCGGTGGACGTCACACTGCACTATGTAGCCTATCCTAAACAAAATGTCATCAAAACATGGAGCGAGATCAAGCATCAACAAAAGAAGCCGGTCGTGTTATGGCGTTATGCTTCGACAATGCTTTACTTCTCAAACCAAAAATATTATCTCACCGAATTCAGCAGTGACTGGGCTAAAGAGGTGCAGATGAGTACACAGCAATTGCAACCCGGCAAAAAGATTCTCGATACGAAGTTAGGTAGCCGTGCTGCCATGCACATGCAACCTTTTTTTGAACTCGGACTGGAACAGCCCGCTCAGGAGCATCAGGGACAAGTAGTATTGGGCACCATCGGATGGACAGGCAACTACCAATTTACTTTCGAAGTGGACAATGAAGGCAACTTACGAATCATCCCTGCTATCAATCCATACGCCTCGGACTATCAATTGAAAGCAAACGAAACATTTACCACCCCGGAGTTTATCTTTACGTTGAGTAACAACGGTACGGGTGAAGCCAGCCGTAACCTGCACAATTGGGCACGCAACTACCAACTGAAAGACGGCAAGGGAGACCGAATGACTCTGCTTAATAATTGGGAAAATACTTACTTCACCTTTGATGAAGAATTACTGGGCAAACTGATGAAAGAGGCCAAACACCTGGGCGTAGATATGTTCCTGCTCGACGACGGATGGTTTGGCAACAAACATCCGCGCAACGATGACCATGCCGGCCTGGGCGATTGGGAAGCGATGAAAAGTAAGCTTCCCGGAGGAATCCCTGCATTAGTAGAGAAAGCGAAAGAAGCCGGTGTCAAATTCGGTATCTGGATTGAACCGGAGATGGTGAATCCCAAGAGTGACCTGTTCGAAACACATCCGGAATGGGCTATCCATTACCCGAACCGGGAAACTTATTATTTCCGTAATCAGTTGGTACTTGACCTGAGCAATCCTAAAGTACAAGACTTCGTGTTTGGTGTCGTAGATAAGATTATGACAGAGAATCCCGATGTAGCCTTCTTTAAATGGGATTGCAACAGTCCGATTACTAATATTTATTCGCCTTACCTGAAAGATAAACAAGGACAGCTCTACGTCGACCACGTGCGCGGTATATATAATGTATTGAAACGGGTAAAAGAGAAATATCCTAATGTGCCCATGATGCTTTGCTCCGGTGGAGGTGCACGTTGTGATTATGAAGCACTGAAGTACTTCACCGAATTTTGGTGTTCGGATAATACCGATCCGGTAGAACGCTTATTCATTCAGTGGGGCTTCTCACAGTTCTTCCCGGCCAAAGCGATGTGTGCACACGTAACAAGCTGGAACAGCAAAACAAGTGTGAAATTCCGCACCGATGTTGCCAGTATGTGTAAACTCGGTTTCGACATCGGACTGAAAGACATGAAAGCAGATGAACTTACTTATTGCCAGGAAGTAGTAGCCAATTATAAACGCTTGAAACCTGTCATTCTAGATGGTGATCAATATCGTCTCGTATCTCCATATGATGGCAACCACATGGCAGTGATGTATACTGCCCCCGATGCTTCGAAAGCCGTCCTCTTTACCTACGACATCCATCCGCGTTTCGGCGAGAAACTACTACCGGTAAAGCTCCGGGGGCTTGATGCCCAAAAGATGTACCGGGTGAAGGAAATTAATCTGATGCCGGGTCGGAAATCCAATTTGTCGGGTAATGAAAAAATCTTCTCCGGTGACTATCTGATGAAAATAGGATTGAATGCATTTACAACTTCACAAACCAATAGCCGGGTAATAGAGTTGGTAGCAGAGTAA